From the Candidatus Methylomirabilota bacterium genome, the window CGCGTGGTCGGCCTGCTCGTGAGCGACCGCGGCCGGCTGTCGCCGGACGGGCCCGATCTCGTGTTCCTCTCGCGCGATCCCGACGAGCACCACCAGATGGTGCTGGCCGCCGGCCGCCCGCCCGGGGTGGACTACAACGTGGTGAACCAGATCTCGTTCAAGCTGCCGACGTTGAGCGATCTCAAGGCGATGCACGCGCGGGCGCGCGAGGAGGGCATCAAGCAGTTCCGCGTGGTGACCCACGGCAACGCGTGGTCGGTCTACTTCCCCGATCCGGAGGGCAACCGGGTCGAGGTGTTCGTGGACACGCCCTGGCACACGCCCCAGCCGGTCGCCGAG encodes:
- a CDS encoding VOC family protein gives rise to the protein MPSSPPVAFSHFGIHVTDIARMEDFYTRVVGLLVSDRGRLSPDGPDLVFLSRDPDEHHQMVLAAGRPPGVDYNVVNQISFKLPTLSDLKAMHARAREEGIKQFRVVTHGNAWSVYFPDPEGNRVEVFVDTPWHTPQPVAEPFDIEAPVETILAETEALCRNRPGFMSREAWRAGQVSRLGAAG